TAGAATTTGTTCTTCCACATCATGCTTTCTACCGGCCTTTCGGTACGCTCTGTGTACTTTGCGCTCTGCTTGGTATTGTATCGGGTGCGAACCTCGCCACGCACCTCAAAGTAGATGAGCTGGCCAATGGGCATGCCCTCGTATACCCGAACAGGCATGGAGACGGAGATTTCCAGCGTCCAGTTATTGCAAAAACCCACATCCCCCTTGCCAGCCGTGGCATGGATGTCTATACCCAGCCTGCCTACGGAGCTCTTCCCCTCCAGAAAGGGCACGTGGCGGTGGGTCTCGGTATACTCTTGGGTTACACCCAGATACAGTGTATTGGGCTGCAGCACATAGCCCTCGGGGGGTATAATGAGCTCCACAGTTGGGTTGTGCAGCCGGGCATCCAGCTCCTGGGTAGTATACACAGCCAGATATTTAGCCAGGTGCACATCGTAGCTGTTGCTACCCATACAGGTGGGGTCAAAGGGGCTGATTACAATGTCCCCCCGCTCCATACTAGCCAGTATTTCCGTATCAGCCAGGATCACAGATCTTCGCTTAAAGACTCAATGATAGCGGATTTATCCGAATGTTGGATTGCCTGATCGAAAAAAGAGCTACCCTGCCGCTTTTGCGCCACCGGCCTGGGTGTCGGCTTTTCGGGCAGTATCGGGTCTTGCGGAGCAGCCATCCGGATAGGCTCCAGGCTGGGCACCGCTTCCGGTTTTGGGGGTACCTCGGGCAGCGGCTCCGGCCTGCGGGGTGCCTCGGGGGTAGGGGTAGGAACAGGCGCTACGGTTGTCTGCACCTCCTGTATAGCTTCCGCTGTGGGCGATAGCGGCAGGTCAAGGGGTTGGCTGCGCCCAA
The Bacteroidota bacterium DNA segment above includes these coding regions:
- the dcd gene encoding dCTP deaminase, yielding MILADTEILASMERGDIVISPFDPTCMGSNSYDVHLAKYLAVYTTQELDARLHNPTVELIIPPEGYVLQPNTLYLGVTQEYTETHRHVPFLEGKSSVGRLGIDIHATAGKGDVGFCNNWTLEISVSMPVRVYEGMPIGQLIYFEVRGEVRTRYNTKQSAKYTERTERPVESMMWKNKF